The nucleotide window GGTTTTTCTCACGGCTCGCGGGCTAGATGGTTTGGGAGAGGACAAGAGTGGCGATCAACACCGTGGCGGGGGCCACTACCAGGCCGAGGAGCATGTAGCGGCGCCAGGAGATCTCCACCCCCAGGCTGCTCAGGCGCTGGTGCCAGAGCAGCGTCGCCAGCGACGCCCACGGCGTGATCAGGGGCCCGGCGTTCACGCCGATCAGCAGCGCCACCAACCGTGCGGGCGAGTTCGCCACCGGCTCGAGCGCGAGGTAGGCCGGCAGGTTGTCGAAGGCGTTCGCGCCGACCATGCCCGCCCCGGCCAGCCGCAACAGGCTGAGCGGGTCGTCGCCGGATCCCGCCGCGGCGTCGAGGAGCTCCCCCAACCCCAGTTCGTGCAGCGCCGCCATCACCAGGAAGAGGCCGGAGGCCAGCAGCACGAGTGGCCAGGGCACCAGCCCGAGACTGAGGGTCTTTCGGTCGAGCACGAAGAAGATGACCGTGAGGATGAGGGCCGCCTGCACCGCGGGAATCCACACCGGCACGCCGGACACCAGCGCGGGGATGAGCGCCACCACGGTGACCGCGCTGGTGCCGAACAGCACGGGGTTGGCCACGCGGGTGGTGGGCGCCACCTGATAGCCCATCCGCAGCGGGCGCCGGCAGACCAGGTAGATGGCCACGACGGTCACGAGAATCGCCGTGAGGGCCGGCGCGCCGGTGAGCCAGGCGAATTGGATCGGGCTCACCGGATGCCCGAGAAGATCGCCGAGGCGTCCCTGGGCGAGGAGGTTGGTGAGGTTCGACACCGGCAGCAGCAGGGAGGCCGTGTTCGCCAGCCACACGGTGGTCAGGGCGAAGGGCAACGGGCTGAGCCCGACGTGCCTGGCCATCACCACCACCACGGGTGTGAGCAACACTGCCGTCGTGTCCAGCGACAGGAAGACCGTGCTGAGCACGGCCAGAACCACGACCAGCAGCCACAGTAGCCAGGTGCGTCCCCCGGCCCAGACCGTCAGCCGTTCCGCCACGAACGTGAAGACCCCGGCCGCCGCCGCCAGCTCGGCCACGACGGTGATCGCGACGACGAACACGAGAATGGGCAGCACCCGGTCGATGAGTTCGACGGTGGCGGGCCACGGCAGGATCCCGGTGATCGCGGCTATGATTCCCGCACAG belongs to Cryobacterium sp. SO2 and includes:
- a CDS encoding SLC13 family permease yields the protein MRTAIIGAVLLCAGIIAAITGILPWPATVELIDRVLPILVFVVAITVVAELAAAAGVFTFVAERLTVWAGGRTWLLWLLVVVLAVLSTVFLSLDTTAVLLTPVVVVMARHVGLSPLPFALTTVWLANTASLLLPVSNLTNLLAQGRLGDLLGHPVSPIQFAWLTGAPALTAILVTVVAIYLVCRRPLRMGYQVAPTTRVANPVLFGTSAVTVVALIPALVSGVPVWIPAVQAALILTVIFFVLDRKTLSLGLVPWPLVLLASGLFLVMAALHELGLGELLDAAAGSGDDPLSLLRLAGAGMVGANAFDNLPAYLALEPVANSPARLVALLIGVNAGPLITPWASLATLLWHQRLSSLGVEISWRRYMLLGLVVAPATVLIATLVLSQTI